The Oryza brachyantha chromosome 6, ObraRS2, whole genome shotgun sequence region aacatattaataaattaatacatgattattaattataaaaattgtaaaataaattaatatgactttttaaagttacttttctatagaaaatttttgcaaagtaaaccatttagcagtttagaaagTGTGCGcggaaaaacgagagaatcccGATAATAAATAATAGCAGCCGAACACGACCCAAGTATAAGTATAGTtagtaatgatatatttttatttttattcatatgaaATTGAACGTTTTCGTCGTGCGCTACCAGCCCATGTGTAGTTCGTACACGTCTTACTTGCAATGGCAATATTACAAACGGCAACTTGTATGCACGTGACGCCTACCTAGGTGATCGATGTACTCGTATATATCTCTCGATCTAAGTATACTCCCTtcggtttctttttttaacgctattaaattttttattttttttaatcttttgttttattaaaaaattatctaaatataaaaaattataaattaagttattttagtaataattaaaatcataataaaatattcaataactatataaattttttgaataagacgaatgatcattAGAAAGTTAAcggggtaaaaaaaaaactatctatGACCGAATACGTAACAAGTACGCTGGAGCAGTACAAACTATGACCGGATGCATACGGAACGACGTTGTATGAGATCTACGAATATAGATAAGCAAATGCAATTAGCAGTACAAAATTTCATAGAATTTTTCTCGTATTGTCTAATTAGTATACGTAACAAGTGGGACTCATTTTACGTACAGtctacatattattttattgtacgAATTTAATACTTCCAAAGTGCAAATTAAAGATTACCACTGCTGACACAAGATTCTTCCGATACTTATTTATCCGGTTTTTCAGATGCATCTCCGTCGAGATCATAGACAAGCTTAGGTAAAAGGACATGTAGTCTAAGCAGTTGCGGTGACGCGAGTAGTACTCAAACGTCCTAAGTTTAAATATTCACACATATgaggaaaatttaaattggttTGTTTGAGAGAGTGAATCTCAGATTGGTTTGTTTGGACGGCCAAGTTACCATTAAAAAGACGGGCGTAAATCCGGTTGGATGTATAGGcccagtaaaaaaaactattgacATAGAAgactaaatttattatcttcTTTTACTTATGTAGGAATTTCCTCGTTATCTAAACTAAACTAGTGCTGGTATAGACTGATAAACAGagtcatattaatatatttgcattttttCACTTGGGCAATTTCCTGTTTTGGTCTAAAGATTTTAATTAAGGCCATTTTAACCACAAGAATTAAACAACataagggcacgtacaaaggtgCTTATTAGGTGACTCTCTTATTCACCACATAAGCAAATTTAGTGAcatggagaaaagagaaaaaatgagagagaaaaactgtTGTCATACATGGCAATGGCTTAGAGTCGaatcttagcatttattaaaggaaacttcCTTGCACGAGggtgtataaaaagaaaactagcgtaataaaaaaatattttattgtattaaagAAGAAACCACACCCGGCGCTACCTTtatacgtatcattataaaatagactctcgttgctgacgtggcttgagatTGAACCAACAATGGgctctaccattgaacatgccctaataGTACTAAACAGTACATGTAGTCCTAATAGAAGAAACTGACACGGTTGCCATAGTATAAGAAACCAtctataaaaacaattttccaGAATGGAGGTGTTTTTGAATAATAAtgcttttctctttctctcttctaactCTATATATTTCATCGACGGTGAGCATGACACATGTCTACTAAAAACTAGTGGTTTCTCTCCAATGGTGAATTTATGGTGACTTGGTTTCTCCACGAAGAAACCATTTCTAAGCCTTTTCTTCActttctttattaattacaTTGTCATgttatcatttttcttatgtGTTTGTTTGGATCCATGAACTTTTTATACCCTTTGTCACAtaggatgtttggacgttaattagaagttatagactgataacaaaactaattgcataaataaatgctatttcattagacaaagtttgcctaattaattcacgatATCAAATGTTTACGGtaacatcacattcgctaatcatgaactaattaggctcaataaatttGTCTCATGAAATAAACCAGAGTATAAGGTgagtttattaataatttatatttaatatttctaattagtgtttaaacattcgatgtgacagagacttaaaaaaaagtcctatAAAACAAACGCCCCCTAATTTGTTCCGTTGCAAAACAGCATCTCGCTCGCATCCAGATTTGTTGGAGCTCCGGACAGAAACGACACTATTAAAGCCAACCTACCGTGGTGTTCGACCATTATATGTTGGCACCCAGCCACACTGATAAATCGATAAGACACACAAAAAATGGCGGACGGTTCAGCCCTCTACCTTGGCCTGGCTCTCGTGTCGTTGCTCGTCGTGCTGCTCGCTCGGCGCgggcgctcggcggcggcgcatgggCTGCGGCTGCCGCCGGGGCCCTGGCAGCTGCCGGTCATCGGCAGCCTGCACCACCTCGCCGGCAAGCTCCCGCACCGCGCGATGCGCGACCTggcgcggcggcacgggccGGTCATGCTGctgcgggtcggcgaggtgcCCACGCTGGTGGTGTCGTCGCGGGACGCGGCGCGCGAGGTGATGCGGACGCACGACACCGCGTTCGCGACGCGGCCGCTGAGCGCCACCCTGCGCGtgctcaccagcggcggccGGGACATCATCTTCGCGCCGTACGGGGACTACTGGCGCCAGCTCCGGAAGATCGCCGTCACGGAGCTCCTCAGCGTGCGCCGCGTCGTGTCCTTCCGCTCCatccgggaggaggaggtcggcgcCATGCTGCGGTCGGTGGCCGCAGCCGCGGCGGCCCGGCGCGCCGTGGACCTGCGGGCGGCGGTgtccgcgctcgtcgccgacaCCACGGTGCGCGCCGTGATGGGCGACCGGTGCAAGGACCGCGACGTGTTCCTCGAGGAGCTCGGGCGCTCCAtccagctcgccggcgggtTCAACCCGGCGGACCTGTGGCCGTCATCGCgcctcgccggcctcctcaGCAGAGCCGTGCGCCAGGCTGTGGAGTGCCGCGACACCGTGTTCGGCATCCTCGACGGCATCATCCAGGAGCACCTGGAGAGGATGACcgccggcgacagcggcggcgccggcgacgacctccTCGACGTGCTGCTGAGGATACAGAAGGAGGGCGGGCTCCAGTTCCCTCTCGACATGGAAGCCATCAAAGCCATCATCTTTGTAAGCTACTATCACTCACTTCATCAGTATCATCTCGTTCTCTTCATCAGTATCATATCATcctttaaaaatcaatcaacgATGGCgagttccaaaatataagagcAAAATGTGTCGCACGCAGGACATCttcggcgccggcagcgagacgtcggcgacgacgctggAGTGGGCGATAGCGGAGCTGGTGCGGAAGCCGGAGGCGATGAAGAAGGCGACGGACGAGGTGCGGCGCGCCTtcgcggcggacggcgcggTGTCGGAGGGCGCGCTCGGCGAGCTCAAGTACCTGCACCTCGTCGTCCGGGAGACGTTCCGGCTGCACGCGCcggtgccgctgctgctgccgcgcgAGTGCCAGGAGCCGTGCCAGGTGCTGGGCTACGACGTGCCGCGCGGCACGCAGGTGGTGGTCAACGCCTGGGCGCTCGGCCGCGACGAGCAGTACTGGCCCGGCGGCCCGCCCGAGGAGTTCCGGCCGGAGCGGTTCGCCGACGGCGGGGCGAGCGCCGGCGTGGACTTCAGGGGCGCCGACTTCGAGCTGCTGCCGTttggcgccggccgccggatGTGCCCCGGGATGGCGTTCGGGCTCGCCAACGTGGAGCTCCCGCTCGCCGCCCTGCTCTTCCACTTCGACTGGGAGGCGCCCGGCGTGAAGGACCCGGCGGAGCTCGACATGACCGAGGCGTTCGGCATCACCGCCCGCCGGAAGGCCAGCCTCCTGCTCCGCCCCACCCTCCGCGTGCCCGTGCCACCTGCCATGTAGCTAGCCCATcgatgtcgccgtcgccggccggccggcgatcgAGAGCCTATAGTTTCCTCAGTACGTACGTATCTGCCACGACACGGCACGCATGAGCATGACGCATCACGCATCTAGTCTAATTAAAGCCGCTAAAAAATGGGAGCAAAAGCTGATTTCTTTGCAATCAGCCATGGACGACTCCTATAGTCCTATTTATctgtactactagtagtaataAAATGGCACTTCTGTCattattgattaatattttttttctatggataggacgtttgatttttttttgtcaaacacCCGCGCAATGCATACGATGAACgtatataagatttttgatttacgtgcatgtatttaaattatcatCTAACGATAGCGATCATATTTGATCgttggaattaaaattttcgaACGTTTGATCGCTAGCGGCCCATAAAATCCATAAAATGAGGAATCATATGTGTTCACGCAGAAATGCCCATGGTGGCATTTGTTAAGGAGCTTAATGAATGGAATTCTCTCGTCCCGTCATCCGTAGTAGATCATCATCTCAGCGAAATTGATGCTTTATTCAATCGGTTAATCCCATGTCTCTTTTTCAATTGGGTCCTAAACAAcgtaaacttatttttatttattttaatagctGAAAATTGATGCTTTACACGTGagtgaaataatttatttcacTTGACTGTGTTTcaccatttttaatatttttattttacgaaATTTGTTTATTCACCGGTTGAAAATCAATGTTTCATGTCTGAGATGAAAATGTTTACAACTAGTATTTGACGGTGTttcatttatatgtttatctaTTTAGTTATGTtgcagtaattaattttttaggctcctcaacaatatttttagggaaaaattaCGAAAATTTACCCAAAGGTTACTCTTAACTTAAGATTCCACTATAAGTTAACGTTATAAATACTCCTTCCAATCCACCCTAGTTTAAGATAACCCCTATCAAGTAGTCTCGTGGTCTTTTTTCCACATATTCTATATGACCTAGCTAGCATATCTTATGATCAATGTGATTGTAAAATCTGCTATATTGGTTTATCTCAGAAAGTACTTGTTGCGCTTGCTACCGTAAGAGTTGGATATAACTATATCATGCATGTGGATCTCATCTCATGTTGATGTCGGACGATTGAGCTCCATCCTCATCAGGGGCGGTATCAGGAGTAGGACACATTGGGCTAGACTGTAGACCAGATATCCATTAgaattatatttcaaaatttaaaagattGATAAAAGACAAATTTATGTAAATTGTACTAATTTAGCCCTACTCTTGAGCAAATTTTAATTCTGCCCATGATCCTCATATATTGTTGCATACTCATTATGCTCAAGTTCAACAGTGGTGTCCGACAAAACATGTTCGATTTGCAGACATGGTGTTCAGCTACGGCATCGAGAGATATTATCTTCATCGACCTGTCAGCACCATAGTAGGTCTTCTTTAGCTCATTTCTGCCAAGCTTGTCAAGAACAAACATGGTCATCTCCTACTTATATGCTGGTATTTATTCTTACCAAGAAACACAAAATGATTCACCTGCTAATCCAACCTTCCTATACAATCTTCCTTGGGTTCAGTTGAGTTACGTACCGTTAGAAACCATCTCAGCCCACGGAAGAACAAACCTATTCAAAAGAATTCATGAGTGGTCACAATATGGGGTAAAACTAAACTGAATTAGTAGGGAAGTATTTGTGGTTTTCGTCTCTTTAAGGGCATGTGAATGCTGATTAGGATGATTTatctgagttttttttagtaGAGGAATTAAACCCTATTACATGTTGAAAACAGTACGCTCTATGCTTGTATGATTATGTGGTGCTTGTTTGTGAGGGcgtcatacatatatattgtatgtATTAGGGGTAATCAGAAAGGACTAGGTGTTGGGCGCgtgatcaaataaaaaacttttaaatattataattgaTCAATAGTGAAacactaaattatttcttgtgaaacaaaaacaatattgATGAAACCcttgaaatatatttgaaacacACTAAAACAAATATCGAAATATTTCGTGGTCGCGCATGATGTGgaagttatatattttctttattagaATATAATTAGGTGACATCTTATGGtaaaaatttaatcataacGAATACATCGGTGTAATCAAGAATTTATTTAGCAGAAAAAAGTGTTTAAATCTCACGTGAATCATTTGGTCTACGACtaattagccaaaaaaaatttatgggtaaaatttcctgtattttttctttagctattgaaagcaaatgctaaaaaaatagagtatgacAAAAATTATTCAAATTCAGCTTTAAATTATgttattactaaattttaaattttggtggcGGCTCCCTATTTCTTTTAgcttgggattattataatctagattattgggaATAAGTTTAAAGAAACaaacatcttattaaaatagcTTATTATGATCTAGAGCTCACCTTATTATGATATGGAGCTCgacttattataatttaataagctcatttaggtgagcttttttCCAGGTtattggataaaaaattaCCCGCCATGCCACACCCCACCCTTTTTTTAAGACTTGCAAAATCTAGTCTCTAATAATCTACgaaagaaacaactcataATTTATTGTACTACAGATTATAATGATAGCATATATAGTAATATGACtcaataatttagattataataattacaaGCGAAATAGCCTAAGCACCCCGCGTGCACCGAGCGGCCAGCCGCCTTTTTATATCATTGGTCAATATTCTCTGGAAGAATCAGTTTGGCTGCCGTTGCAATTACTAGAAAGATCAATGTTCTTACTATGACCCTAGAAGCAGAATAAGCTGCAGCTAGCTCTGACTCTGCTCTCTCACTGATGGACAACGCTCCCATTGCTTTCATTATCATGTTTATGTTATCCTAGGTTATCTCAAATATATTTAGGCTACGATCTTTAGTTGACGAAAGATTATGtagttttctaatagatagtatttaataatacaaataatagATTTAAgtgctataaataaaaaaaacttctatgAGATAATGCACttctatacaaatatttttttaaaaaaccacaCATTATTTAGCGGTTTAAGAAGCATGtacaaaaaaccaaaaaaaaaagttaaaaataatctgCCCTACAAACAAACGGTGGTCACAGACTCACGTcgcacatacatacatatcctccctcctttctcctaaaatacaatatatttccttgttcaaattatttttgaaatatagcTATTTCTTCAACCAATCACAGGTCATCTACCtcagttaaatattttatctatgttctGTTATCTACAAATTAGAACATATTACACTGTTAAATTTCACTTACTTTCTTAATTCCATTAAAGCatctacaaatatttatatttttaagaatgaaGGAAGTAcaaaattatgcaaattttAAAGTAAACTTGTTTGTTtaaccggagggagtacacaTTCGTTTggtaatatttttctctcttatatAGTAAAAATTCCATGGTGTTTTGTTCAGTCAAGAAGCATGCAAAGAAAGGTCGCAGCATGTGGGAAGAAACCATGCTTGCTTCCAAATTTTGACCAGACTTGAGAATAATGCAGGGGCTGGATATTAGGTCTAAGAGCATTACCGGCAGTTCCTCTAaattataatccaaaaaatcTCTTTTCATTAATCTccaataaatatttagggTATTAAAAATGTAGTTTGTTCCAATAGATATTGTAATACAGACTAATTGACTTTTCTTCGATATACGAACAGAATATCGTTCTTCACCTCGTCATGTGTCGTGCTAACCACGGAGCGTCAGAGCGTGGACTCTAGTTCTTGGTCACATGGTCACTAGCACCCAATCTTTTCATTTtgaagtcaaaatttaatttttaaattaaatttcttgGCCTACTGGATGTAATGCTGATTTTAGGTTTGATTCTGagagtttttcatcgtaatttatttttcaatttttgattGTAGATGGCTAAGAGGATGTTTATAAGAAaacattcataaattatttttatttataaatatattgtttctctttttttctctaaacaGTAAAAAAGATGACTACTGAGATATGTTAAAGTGGTTTTTTCATGTTAAACCCCTATTTTGGGATCTGTAGGAATTCGGGAGAATAGTTAGTTATGCCCTGGCTTCCTTTTATGTAATATACCCGCTCTGATTTTTTATGACGTTTGTTAGACTTTTTAAACTAGGATCATTcatgttattttaaaacttagtgtacatatatatataaattttactcatTTGTAATTTGCAGTACCATATGGCTATCTAAATtcatagtactccctctgtcaaaaaaatgaattcttcggttttcgtg contains the following coding sequences:
- the LOC102710134 gene encoding dolabradiene monooxygenase-like — its product is MADGSALYLGLALVSLLVVLLARRGRSAAAHGLRLPPGPWQLPVIGSLHHLAGKLPHRAMRDLARRHGPVMLLRVGEVPTLVVSSRDAAREVMRTHDTAFATRPLSATLRVLTSGGRDIIFAPYGDYWRQLRKIAVTELLSVRRVVSFRSIREEEVGAMLRSVAAAAAARRAVDLRAAVSALVADTTVRAVMGDRCKDRDVFLEELGRSIQLAGGFNPADLWPSSRLAGLLSRAVRQAVECRDTVFGILDGIIQEHLERMTAGDSGGAGDDLLDVLLRIQKEGGLQFPLDMEAIKAIIFDIFGAGSETSATTLEWAIAELVRKPEAMKKATDEVRRAFAADGAVSEGALGELKYLHLVVRETFRLHAPVPLLLPRECQEPCQVLGYDVPRGTQVVVNAWALGRDEQYWPGGPPEEFRPERFADGGASAGVDFRGADFELLPFGAGRRMCPGMAFGLANVELPLAALLFHFDWEAPGVKDPAELDMTEAFGITARRKASLLLRPTLRVPVPPAM